The Dyadobacter sandarakinus DNA window TTGTGTCGGAACTCATTGTTCGTAATAAACGAGCTATTCTGTCCACCCGTTTGTCCGAAGTTGAGAGCAATACGATTGTTGACAAAAGTATTGTGTATGAATGAGCCGTTCGTTAGCGGAGCATATTCAGTAGTACCCGCCTCTGAAGCACTAATACCTTTTAGACAAGTGGCATTCGTACCATCAATGTAATTATTGATTACTTTATGGTAAGCGCCAAACATCCTTAGGCCAGCTCCGAAAAGGGCATTTCCCTTTACCGTAACGCTATCGGCGTACCTCAATGTGATATTGCCATAGACCGTACTATTGCGAATGGTGTTATACTGGATGGTATTGCCAGAGCTTTTAACCGAAATGATTTCTTGCTCTCCTCCCGCCGCAGTTAACACATCCTCAAAGTAATTGTACTGAATTATCGAGTTAGATGAAGAACCAGATGCGTTGCCCGAGCCGAGGGCGATAGGCTCATTACCATTATCTTTGAGTCCGTCGCTATTTGACCAATTAAAATGATGAAAGTAATTACGCTCAATTGTGATTCTTTTTGGTACCCCAGCACCAAATTTTATACCACATACTCTTGAGTTATAGAAGTAACAGTGATCGATTGTAGCATCGGTTATTTCTCCGCCACCATCACGATTGTCGATTCGGATATTGCCTGCATTAGTCTCCTCTATGTTATCACTGCCACAGGAGATAAAAGCGCAGTTTGTAATGCGTATACTGTCGGCACCTGCTGCAGGAGCTCTTAGATAGATCACATAACGTATTTCATCTTGAGTCCTTTCAGGATTAGTAATGTTGTCAAAAACAAAGCCATCCACTGTGACTTTGCGGGCGCCAATGATAATACGCGTATCTACGCCTCTAAATATAACCGTCCCAGGTGTTTGGGCTCTTAATTTGAGGCCTGCCTTTGTTATTGTAATTCCACCGCTGTAGATTCCGCTCGTAAACAGGATGATATCGTCTGGTAAAGCAGTGTTGTTTATTGTACTGATATAAGTAGTTGGCGTTACAATTCGGATAGTGGCATTAGCTGTTGATACTCCCAAAAGCATCAAGCCCATACTTACTAAATAAGCGAAGAGTGGATCAAATCGCGGAAGCGTGAGTTTTCTGTTAGTTAAAGAAAAGTTTCTCATCGGATATGTTAAGTAGGTGAAATAAGTTATTTGTAACAGTTGTGCTGCTGCTAATTGCTCCTAGTTGGTAAGGAGTTTGAGCCCTGGCAAGGTTCTGGGCACATAATAGTAGTAGGGCCGCTGGTGTAGCCCTAGGTAAGTTTACATTCATAAGCGTTACGGTGTTTTTAGTTAATAAAATGGTACATAGACAACCTTGGAATTAGGTATCCAAATACTGTTAGACGTGAGGGACGCGGCGATACTGCTTGTTACAGAAATATTTTGTAAAAATTTTTCAAGTATTCTATTCCTGAAAGCTGAATAGTTCTCTACGAATCCTTCTGAATACTTACTGTACTTCTTGTAGTGTTATTTGACGCAATGGGAGTTACCCAAAAGAGGCAGATAAATACGCTTCAAACTATGGAAACGCAGAAACGGAGGCTCTATGCCAGTGGAGCAGTGAGTTGTTACCTGAGCGTCTCAGTAGCCGATCACCATCCTTGACGGACAAATCACCGCAACGAGAATCAGCACAGCCCCAGTAGAGACAAAGACTGTGTTGATCGAGAAGAACACGCGCTTAGCGCTGTTTCACCTGGCTGCGATCAATGTCAATACTCATGAGCTTTTCGAGAAAAAACCGGATTGACAACATCAACCGGGTCCTGAGGTAGGATATCCTGCGGGCGATTGGACGATAATAAGTTAGCCATTTACAATAAATGACCAGTAGATACCCATAAACAAGTATCTACTGGTCATTACGAGTAGCTACTTTCCTTCTCTAATCACCTATAAAGGGCAAATACTTTTTCCTTCCTTGCTTCACTAAACCATTGACTGTAAATATTGCTGATGGTCCACTACCTTTCAATGTTCCAAAGCCATCAGACTCCAATCTCGAAAAAGCTTGGAAAATTTGCTCCTTATCGAGTGAAATAAGCTTTTCTAGATCTGCTGCGCTAGCGTGACTAGCGTTGTTCTCGTCAAAATACATGAGCACTTAACCGGATTTTTCTCTTAAAGTTTTCATACTAATTTGTTTGATATAGCGAACGTACAAATATATACGTATCGTGGAAATTTCCAAACCAACGTAGCCCCAATCAGCTCTTAATCACTTCGTTGTAGGTATTCAATGAAAACTTACTTTACTTTCATCTTGCCGGCGCATCGGGCATAGCACTCGCTCCTATCTATACCTAGCCAAACACAAAACGAATTCATAATCTCGGCACAATTTAGATTCTCAGGGTACTACTCGTCTTGGTTGCCGAGATATAGGATAAGAAATGTTAGCCGTAGAAAATGGCCCATGTTGCTTTTTTACCGAGTGCTCCGTGAGTTCCTCAGAATGTTGCTTTACCGTGAAATCCATTATGCCCGGCTCAGACTACACCATCCTACGCGAGAACCCAAGCTTTAACCTGGACCACTACATGCCGTACATCGGCTGGATCGGCAACCCGCAGCCGTATAAGGTGTACACACTTGAAGGATCAAACCTGTTCTATTTGTATGATGAGGCGCAGGACGAGCTGTTTGCGTTTACGACTGAGAAGAAGGGCAAGGAGATGAGGCTGGAGGAGGTAATCCAGGCTTATATCAATCAAGTATACAGAGAATGAAAAAGGGCTACCTTTTAAGTAGCCCCTCCATGTTACTGCCCTAATACAATCTTTCGGGTTGTTTCCGTACCATCCGAAAGAGTCACCTTGATAAAGTATAAACCGGGCTCAAGTGACCTGGCATTAATATCCTGAGAAGGCTTATTTCCTGAGCTGTACAGCGCTTTCCCTTGGTTGTTGAGAATCTGCAAGCCCTTTACTTTTGACCAGTCAGCAGCTTGCAAATGAATAGTTTCTGTGACAGGATTGGGGTATACTGATACAGAAATGCCTTGATTAAACTTTAAATGCTCCTTTTTGGAATACGTAAAAGTCCCATCTGTATCCACCATTTTCAGGCGGTAGAAGTTGTCGCCATTTGCAGGATTGACATGGGTAAATTGGTAAGTTTTCGATTTTGTACTTTCCTCTGCTGCATTGATCATGGCTAATAAATTCCAGGCCTTAGCATCTGTGCTGTACTGAACTTCGAAGTGATCATTGTTAGTTTCGGACGTTGTCGTCCAAGATAGCATTGTGGATGTAAACTCTTTCTCAACCACAAAGCTCGTAAGGTTGACAGGCAGCGGATTTTCAGAAGCTAACTTTATAACCCATCCGTCTGAGCTAAACTCATTACCTGTTCTGTTATCTTCTGTTTTATCACCAGACGCGTTGGACCCGGAACGTCCCGTTAGAAAAAAGCCTCCATCTGTGGTTTGATGAATATAAGTGAGTTGGTCTGATCTATTTCCTCCTATTGTCTTGTCCCACTCCTTATTCCCTAATTCACTTATTTTGACAATCCAGTAGTCCGTTGTGCCATAACTCGCTGTACCCTTATTATTTTCCGTTTTGCTTCGCCCTGCTTGCGCAGATGAAGATCCTCCTACTAGATATCCGCCATCTGACGTTAGTGATAGGCTGGAAAGACTACTACTACCGTCAATGTATCCGCCCGCATCATAACTTGCCCCGCCAATCGTCTTTTCCCATTGTATTTTGCCACTAACATTAAGCTTTAAAATCCAGTAATCAGATAGCCTACTCGTTGAGCCATCAATTGGTAGCGATTCACCGCTTTTATCTCCATCTGCATTCGTATTGGACGTACCGCCAACCAGATATCCACTATCTTTCGTTTCGATGATACTGGTCGCATTATCACTACCGGATCCGCCATACGATTTCTCCCACTGTATTGAGCCATCAGATGATAGGCTGAAAACTTTATAGTCAGGCATATCGTCTGATTGAAAATAATTTATTGTTCCCGCCAAGATATATCCACCATTACCAATCTGCCTGATGTATCCTCCGGAGTGTAAAGTTCCTGGCCGACCGTAGCTCTTATCCCATAACTTTGAACCATCTGCGTTAAGTTTAACTACCCATAGGTCATATAGACCCAATTTCGCAGTTGTTTTGTCAAATCCTGCCGAAGAACTGGAAGACCCGGAAACAATATAACCTCCGTCCGAGGTTTGCTGTAACGAGCGCAATAGATCCTCACCATTGCTACCAAGCGTCTTGTCCCACTCCTTCACTCCATTGGCAGAAATCTTTATGATCCAATAATCCGGATAGACATACCCTTCATTAGATCCGCCTCTGCAATCCTCACTTTTGTCGCCGCCTGCATCTGAGTTAGAATGTCCTCCCAATATATATCCGCCGTCCGACGTTTGCTGCATCGTTATCAGCTGATCCTGGCCAGGGCCGCCAAATGCGTAATCCCATTCTTTTCTTCCGTCAGCATCCAATTTGGCTATCCAATAATCTGATGCCCCCGAACCAGGATCGCTTTTATCATAACCTGTCCCATTGCTTGCCGAACCACCAAGTATATATCCGCCATCGGCCGTTTGCTGACTGTAAGAAAGGAATGCTCCATTTGGACCACCAATTGTTTTCTCCCATTGGATAGCTGGCTGCGCAAGAAGGCTTGTGATAGCTAGGAAGAAAATAGCGACGTTGAGGAAAACGTAGTTCATATCTCGTAGTTTAAGATGTTTCATTTAAATCCTGTTAGACAGTAGCTCAGGGTAGATACTGCATTGAATAGTAAATTGTTTGAAAAAATTGCTAAATCAACCCGTGCTTGTAATAGAAGGAGCCACCTCATCTTACTCGACAGGCGGCTTCTTTAAGTTGAAAGCGGATTTACTTACCTAAGCTGTCACTCTGCTATGAGAATTCTGATCACTTCGGTAAATGTATCCGATTTGATTTTCAGCAGATA harbors:
- a CDS encoding T9SS type A sorting domain-containing protein translates to MNYVFLNVAIFFLAITSLLAQPAIQWEKTIGGPNGAFLSYSQQTADGGYILGGSASNGTGYDKSDPGSGASDYWIAKLDADGRKEWDYAFGGPGQDQLITMQQTSDGGYILGGHSNSDAGGDKSEDCRGGSNEGYVYPDYWIIKISANGVKEWDKTLGSNGEDLLRSLQQTSDGGYIVSGSSSSSAGFDKTTAKLGLYDLWVVKLNADGSKLWDKSYGRPGTLHSGGYIRQIGNGGYILAGTINYFQSDDMPDYKVFSLSSDGSIQWEKSYGGSGSDNATSIIETKDSGYLVGGTSNTNADGDKSGESLPIDGSTSRLSDYWILKLNVSGKIQWEKTIGGASYDAGGYIDGSSSLSSLSLTSDGGYLVGGSSSAQAGRSKTENNKGTASYGTTDYWIVKISELGNKEWDKTIGGNRSDQLTYIHQTTDGGFFLTGRSGSNASGDKTEDNRTGNEFSSDGWVIKLASENPLPVNLTSFVVEKEFTSTMLSWTTTSETNNDHFEVQYSTDAKAWNLLAMINAAEESTKSKTYQFTHVNPANGDNFYRLKMVDTDGTFTYSKKEHLKFNQGISVSVYPNPVTETIHLQAADWSKVKGLQILNNQGKALYSSGNKPSQDINARSLEPGLYFIKVTLSDGTETTRKIVLGQ